Within the Mycobacterium gordonae genome, the region GGGAGGGGGGAGGGGTATGCGATGAGACCCCGCTGGAAGTCCGGTCACTCGGTGACGTCGGCCACCGTGAACAGGGGCGTGGAATACACGCACTCCTTCTCGCGGAACAGGGTTTCGTGGGACATCCGGGGTTACCTTTCGGGTATGGGGCGCCGGCTCACTCGGCGTCGCCGTCGTGGAACGCCGGAGCGGAGTAGGCATCCTCGCTCTCGAAGAACAGGGTCTCGTAGGTCATGGGACGTGCCTCTCGTGGTTGTGCGTTCGTTCGACACCAATTCTTGGCCGCACCGAACCGCCGTGGTATCCCACCGCTGGCTGTTTGGGGGCGGAACTCGAGGTCCGCCGACGGCACGAGAGCGTTGTCCGCCGAACGGGGGACAGCAGGCGATAGCTCGCCTTTCGCCGGGTAAGTGCAACCAAAACGCGTTAGTGGTCGAACCTTTACCCCACCGTGTTGTGAACGTGACAGTTGTTAAGCACTGTTGTCACGATGACCGCACCCGCGATCGCCCTCAGACTGCTGGCTCTGGCTGCAGGCGTGTTCGGAGTGTCGGCCACGGTGGCGGCGCCGATCCATGCCGACATGATGGGCAATGCGTTCCTCAATGCCCTCAATAATGCGGGCATTCCCTACAGTCAACCGGCCACGACGATAGCTCTCGGTCGCTCGGTGTGCCCCAAGGTGCTTTCGCCCGGTGGATCGTTCGACGCCATCGTCGCCGAGATGGCCGAAATCAACGGCCTGTCCAGGGAGCGGGCGGCCGCGTTCACCATCGTCGCGATCGCGACCTACTGCCCTGCGTTGATCTCGCCGATGCTGCCGCATCGACTACAGGCTTAGGCGGGCGTAAACCACTGCTGGCCGGGTGCGCCGCGACTGCCGGTGTCATCGCCACCACATCGGGGAGCGCGCTGACACGAGGCACTGACGTTTCTCCTCCAGGTCAGAACTTGTCCCGCCTCGGCTGACTGACCGTCATCTCCAGAGAGTCCGTTATTGCCGGCTTGCCCGGCGTGGCCGCCGGAGCCGCCAAGACCTGAGCCGCTGGCACCTGCCTGTCCGCCGTCGCCGCCCAAGCCCCCGGCGCCGCCTCGGCCGCCGGTTCCGGTCGCGCCGGCGCTGCCTGCGCCCCGGTCAGTCCGCCCTGACCGCCGGTGCCACCGCTGCCTCCGCGGTGACCGCCTGCGCCGCCTGCGCCGGCGGTTCCGCCCTCGCCGCCGGTTCCACCGGTCCCGCCCGGTCCGCCATTCGCAGCGGTGACCGGAGTCGCCGAATTGGTCGTGACGGGGCTTACGGACGTGCCGGGCTGCGCGGCTGTTGATCGAGCGGGCGACGACGTCGGTTCCGGTCCCGCCGGTGCCGCCTTGGCCGCCATCGCCGCCATTGCCGATCAGGTAGGTGTTGCCGCCGGTGCCGCCGCGGCCGGCGGTGATGCTGGGAAAGTCATACGGTTGTCCGGGGTGGGGGTCGGCGTATAGGCCGTGTCCGCCCTGGCCGCCGGTGCCGCCGTTGCCGTAGAGCCAGCGGCCGGTGTCGCCGGGGGTGGTGGCATCAGCGTCCGTGGCCGATCGATATGCGCCCGGTCAGTGCCATCTTGCCATCGACGGGGCGTTGAGGACATCGAGCAGCGATTGCAGCGGATTGGCCGCGACGGCTTCGGCGGCGGCATAGGTATTACCGGCGGTGTGCAGCGCGGCCACGAACTGCTGCTGCCGCCCGGACAGCCGCGCTCCGATCGCCTGATACGCCCGGGCATGGTTGGCGAAAAACGCCGCGATCGCCGCCGAAAGCTCATCGGTGCCCGCCGCGGCCACGACTGTGGTACGGGTCGCGGCAAGAGCGTTGGTCTCCTCGACGCTTGCCGCGAATCCTGCCAAATCCGTTGCAGCGGAGGCTATTAGCTGAGTTGGTGCAACGAGAGGCATGGGGTGGTGCTAACCGGTGATCCCGGTGGATCCAGCCCCACCGGCCTTGCCGGCGCTGCCGGCGGTGCCGGGCACGTTGTCGATGTTGCCGCCGGATGCCTCGCCGCGGGCGCCGCCGTTGCCGACCGTGGTGCCGCCGGCGCCGCCTTCACCGCCCGGCCCCCCGGCACCGCCACCACCGTTTCGGCCGGCGCCGCCGAATATCCCGCCGGCCCCGCCGG harbors:
- a CDS encoding DUF732 domain-containing protein is translated as MTAPAIALRLLALAAGVFGVSATVAAPIHADMMGNAFLNALNNAGIPYSQPATTIALGRSVCPKVLSPGGSFDAIVAEMAEINGLSRERAAAFTIVAIATYCPALISPMLPHRLQA
- a CDS encoding PE family protein, translating into MPLVAPTQLIASAATDLAGFAASVEETNALAATRTTVVAAAGTDELSAAIAAFFANHARAYQAIGARLSGRQQQFVAALHTAGNTYAAAEAVAANPLQSLLDVLNAPSMARWH